Proteins encoded within one genomic window of Tabrizicola piscis:
- a CDS encoding response regulator — protein MSAPARILVVDDEAPIRRFLRVALEAEGYGVIEAGTAREGLAMAARETPALVVLDLGLPDADGLTVLRDLRGWSTVPVLILSVRADESDKVAALDAGAQDYVVKPFGVKEFLARVRGLLRDRSTEAVPSVLSIGPLRIDAADHSAAMDGVALHLTRREFDLLWMLASHRGRLVTQEMILRAIWGPAHAEDSQYLRVYVRQLRQKLGDDAANPRFIATEPGIGYRFLDPSLT, from the coding sequence GTGAGTGCCCCCGCCCGAATCCTTGTCGTCGATGACGAAGCCCCGATCCGCCGCTTTCTGCGGGTCGCGCTTGAGGCGGAGGGCTATGGCGTGATCGAGGCTGGCACCGCGCGCGAGGGACTGGCGATGGCGGCGCGGGAGACCCCGGCGCTGGTGGTGCTTGATCTTGGGCTGCCGGATGCGGATGGCCTGACCGTGCTGCGTGACCTGCGAGGCTGGAGCACGGTTCCCGTGCTGATCCTTTCCGTCCGCGCCGATGAAAGCGACAAGGTCGCAGCGCTGGACGCGGGCGCACAGGACTATGTGGTCAAGCCCTTTGGCGTGAAGGAATTCCTTGCCCGCGTTCGTGGCCTGCTTCGGGATCGCAGCACCGAGGCAGTCCCGTCAGTTCTGAGCATCGGCCCGTTGCGGATCGACGCGGCCGACCATTCCGCTGCGATGGACGGCGTTGCCTTGCACCTCACGCGCCGCGAGTTCGACCTGTTGTGGATGCTGGCCAGCCACCGCGGACGGCTGGTCACCCAAGAGATGATCCTGCGGGCGATCTGGGGTCCGGCCCATGCAGAAGACAGCCAGTACCTGCGTGTCTATGTGCGCCAATTGCGCCAGAAGCTTGGGGATGATGCAGCAAACCCACGCTTCATCGCGACGGAGCCGGGCATCGGGTACCGGTTTCTCGACCCATCGCTGACCTGA
- a CDS encoding LysR family transcriptional regulator produces MDKLSTMQAYCRIVDRGSFARAAEDLGVSAALLSREIRLLEDSLGTTLITRTTRRMSLTEAGRVYYHEALGILDAVHRVEDHIRDGAGAIRGHLKVNASNSFGTLVIAPVLPAFTAAFPDLRVTLSLDDRVVDMVEGGFDVSIRIRSAMRDSTLIARKIGTVHQGVFAAPSYVAHAGLPTRPDDIPHHKVIGFLLSDHLTSWDMVGPDGPVNLSVDPAVRVGSSIVLRDLLVAGAGVGTLPSFVSDGPVARGELVRLLPDYRFAPRDICAVTAARLGMDARVMAFLDHLQAALKG; encoded by the coding sequence ATGGACAAGCTTTCTACCATGCAAGCGTATTGCCGCATCGTCGATCGCGGCAGCTTTGCCCGGGCGGCCGAGGATCTGGGAGTCTCCGCCGCCCTTCTGAGCCGCGAGATCCGGCTGCTGGAGGATAGCCTTGGCACCACCCTGATCACCCGCACGACCCGCCGGATGTCGCTGACCGAGGCGGGCCGCGTCTATTACCACGAGGCATTGGGGATCCTTGATGCCGTGCACCGGGTGGAGGATCACATCCGCGATGGCGCAGGCGCGATCCGTGGCCATCTGAAGGTCAACGCCTCAAATTCTTTCGGCACACTGGTCATAGCGCCCGTTCTGCCCGCGTTCACAGCGGCCTTCCCCGATCTGCGCGTCACCCTGTCGCTGGATGACAGGGTCGTCGACATGGTCGAGGGCGGGTTCGATGTCTCGATCCGCATCCGGTCGGCCATGCGGGATTCCACCTTGATCGCCCGCAAGATCGGCACCGTTCACCAAGGCGTCTTTGCCGCCCCAAGCTATGTCGCACATGCGGGGCTTCCGACCAGACCGGATGATATTCCGCATCACAAGGTGATCGGTTTCCTGTTGTCCGACCACCTTACGTCTTGGGACATGGTCGGCCCGGACGGCCCCGTAAACCTAAGCGTTGACCCTGCGGTCAGGGTAGGCAGCAGCATCGTCCTGCGGGACCTTCTGGTTGCCGGGGCCGGGGTGGGCACGCTGCCCAGCTTTGTCTCGGACGGCCCCGTCGCGCGGGGCGAACTGGTCCGTCTGCTGCCCGACTACCGCTTTGCGCCGCGTGATATCTGCGCGGTCACCGCCGCGCGACTGGGCATGGACGCGCGGGTCATGGCTTTCCTTGATCACCTGCAGGCCGCGTTGAAGGGCTGA
- the wrbA gene encoding NAD(P)H:quinone oxidoreductase, which translates to MTRILVLYYSSYGHVRTLANAVAEGVRTVPGTHVEIRRVPETVPEDVRASAGFIEDDTATAAPTDLADYDAILFGTPTRFGLMAGQMKQFLDQAGGLWARNALVGKVAGVFVSTGSQHGGHEATMLSTQIALQHFGMLIAGLPYSFAGQTSGERIIGGAPYGAGTIAGADGSFTPNATELAGARFLGAHVASIATRLVAGAARLQAA; encoded by the coding sequence ATGACCCGCATACTCGTGCTTTATTACTCCAGCTACGGCCATGTCCGCACGCTGGCCAATGCTGTGGCCGAAGGCGTCCGGACTGTGCCGGGCACGCATGTTGAAATCCGCCGGGTCCCTGAAACTGTCCCGGAAGATGTCCGCGCAAGCGCGGGCTTCATCGAGGATGACACCGCGACCGCCGCACCGACCGACCTTGCCGACTACGACGCAATCCTGTTCGGCACGCCGACGCGGTTTGGTCTGATGGCCGGGCAGATGAAACAGTTCCTGGACCAGGCGGGTGGCCTTTGGGCCCGCAATGCGCTGGTTGGAAAGGTCGCCGGGGTCTTTGTCTCAACCGGGTCGCAGCATGGCGGGCATGAGGCGACGATGCTGTCGACCCAGATCGCGCTGCAGCACTTTGGCATGTTGATCGCAGGACTGCCCTACAGCTTTGCCGGCCAGACCTCGGGCGAGCGCATCATCGGCGGCGCGCCTTATGGCGCGGGCACGATTGCCGGGGCCGACGGCAGCTTTACGCCAAACGCGACAGAACTGGCCGGGGCCCGGTTTCTTGGGGCCCATGTCGCAAGCATCGCCACGCGGCTTGTCGCTGGGGCGGCCCGCCTGCAGGCCGCCTGA
- a CDS encoding EamA family transporter, whose protein sequence is MHRTADISLTALAPVVWGSTYLVTTETLPDGFPLTVAALRALPAGLLLLVMTRSLPPRALFGRLLVLGALNFAVFWACLFVAAYRLPGGAAATLGALQALMVIGFARWFLGTAIQAVSVLAAIFGVLGVALLLLGSDTGYDLIGILAAICGTVSMAAGTVLSRKWQPQVPVLSFTAWQLTAGGLLLLPVALLAEPSLPPLTATNLLGLVWLGLIGAAATYGLWLRGIARLGPSPVAMLGMLSPVTAVVLGWVWLGESLTAVQLAGAAIVLASIWVGQTAARRAEIAPATLRGRRGHRAGGQGR, encoded by the coding sequence ATGCACCGCACTGCCGACATTTCCCTGACCGCGCTTGCCCCGGTCGTCTGGGGCAGCACTTACCTTGTCACGACCGAAACCCTGCCAGATGGCTTTCCCCTGACCGTCGCGGCCTTGCGTGCGCTTCCGGCGGGGCTCTTGCTGCTTGTGATGACCCGGTCTTTGCCACCGCGCGCCCTGTTCGGTCGGCTGCTGGTTCTGGGAGCGTTGAACTTCGCGGTCTTCTGGGCCTGTCTGTTCGTGGCGGCCTACCGTCTGCCGGGCGGGGCCGCTGCGACTCTGGGGGCCTTGCAGGCGCTGATGGTGATCGGCTTTGCCCGCTGGTTTCTTGGGACCGCGATCCAGGCCGTGTCGGTGCTTGCGGCCATCTTCGGCGTATTGGGCGTGGCGCTGCTTCTGCTGGGGTCCGATACGGGATACGATCTGATCGGCATCCTCGCCGCCATTTGTGGCACAGTATCGATGGCCGCAGGCACCGTGCTGAGCCGCAAATGGCAGCCACAGGTGCCCGTGCTTTCCTTCACCGCATGGCAACTGACCGCGGGCGGACTGCTTCTGCTGCCGGTCGCCCTGCTTGCCGAGCCGTCTTTGCCGCCCCTGACCGCAACCAACCTGCTGGGCTTGGTGTGGCTTGGCCTGATCGGAGCCGCAGCGACCTACGGGCTTTGGTTGCGCGGTATAGCCCGCCTTGGGCCGAGCCCGGTTGCGATGCTGGGAATGCTGAGCCCCGTCACAGCGGTCGTCCTTGGGTGGGTTTGGCTAGGCGAGTCCCTGACCGCAGTCCAGCTTGCAGGTGCCGCCATCGTCCTGGCGTCGATCTGGGTTGGTCAGACCGCCGCACGCCGTGCAGAAATCGCGCCTGCAACTTTGCGAGGTCGACGCGGGCACCGCGCAGGAGGGCAGGGTCGTTGA
- a CDS encoding MFS transporter — MLSTLKNPTFRHLFAAQLVALLGTGLATVALGLLAWQLAGDNAGAVLGTALAIKMVAYVTLAPLAAAIAERLPRRAFLVGLDLIRAAVIAFLPFVSEVWQIYVLIFFLQAASAGFTPAFQAVVPDVLKDEGDYTNALSLLRLTEDLEQLASPMLAALLLTVVSFPALFAGTVLGFVASALLVVTARLPNRARVEGSPFWADVTKGIRIYTRTPRLRGLMVMEAAVAAAGSMVYVNTVVLVQARLGLGEEAVALAFAGFGAGSMLAAFLLPRILDRLDDRPVMIGGAALMVAGVALVPMVGSLGMLIALWAAIGFGFSLTQTPIGRIINRSAHDTDRGAVFAAQFALSHACWLVTYPLAGWIGAGAGLSVAAITLAVIGAAALTAVLRLWPADDQNILRHDHPDLPPDHPHLAAHGQHHAHAVAIDDLHRRWPKGA, encoded by the coding sequence ATGCTCAGCACGCTGAAGAACCCGACCTTCCGTCATCTCTTCGCCGCACAGCTTGTTGCGCTTTTGGGAACGGGTCTTGCGACCGTAGCGCTTGGCCTGCTGGCCTGGCAGCTTGCAGGTGACAATGCGGGTGCCGTGCTGGGCACGGCGCTAGCAATTAAGATGGTGGCCTATGTGACGCTGGCCCCGTTGGCGGCGGCTATCGCGGAACGCCTGCCACGCCGGGCCTTTCTTGTCGGACTGGACCTGATCCGTGCGGCCGTCATCGCCTTCCTGCCCTTCGTGTCCGAGGTCTGGCAGATCTATGTGCTGATCTTCTTCCTGCAGGCCGCCTCGGCCGGGTTCACTCCGGCGTTTCAGGCTGTGGTTCCTGACGTGTTGAAAGACGAGGGGGACTACACCAACGCCCTGTCCCTGCTGCGGCTGACCGAGGATCTGGAGCAATTGGCCTCGCCCATGCTGGCAGCGCTGCTTTTGACGGTTGTCAGCTTCCCTGCGCTGTTTGCGGGCACGGTTCTGGGCTTTGTCGCGTCGGCGCTGCTTGTGGTGACGGCGCGCCTGCCCAACCGGGCAAGAGTGGAAGGCAGCCCCTTCTGGGCCGATGTCACCAAGGGCATCCGCATCTACACGCGCACCCCCCGCCTGCGCGGGTTGATGGTGATGGAGGCCGCCGTCGCAGCCGCAGGGTCGATGGTTTACGTGAACACGGTCGTTCTGGTGCAGGCGCGACTGGGTCTGGGCGAAGAAGCCGTGGCGCTGGCCTTCGCGGGTTTCGGCGCGGGGTCCATGCTGGCGGCGTTTCTGCTGCCGCGCATTCTTGACCGGCTGGACGATCGGCCAGTGATGATCGGGGGCGCGGCGCTGATGGTCGCCGGCGTGGCGCTGGTGCCGATGGTGGGCAGCCTTGGCATGTTGATTGCGCTTTGGGCGGCAATCGGTTTCGGGTTCTCCCTGACCCAGACCCCCATCGGGCGGATCATCAACCGTTCCGCGCATGATACCGACCGGGGCGCGGTCTTTGCCGCGCAGTTTGCCTTGTCGCACGCCTGCTGGCTGGTCACCTATCCCCTCGCCGGCTGGATCGGCGCGGGCGCCGGACTTTCCGTTGCGGCGATCACGCTTGCCGTCATCGGCGCGGCGGCTCTGACCGCCGTTCTGCGGCTCTGGCCAGCCGATGACCAGAACATCCTGCGACACGACCACCCCGATCTGCCGCCCGACCACCCGCATCTGGCCGCACACGGTCAGCACCACGCCCACGCCGTTGCCATCGACGACCTGCACCGCCGCTGGCCGAAGGGGGCGTGA
- a CDS encoding metal-sensing transcriptional repressor has protein sequence MSEPHIHASHPAIATRLKRAEGHLRRIIGMIEEGRPCVDLATQLHAVERAVAEAKRALIHDHIDHCVSAASDHDLAEIKALTKLL, from the coding sequence ATGTCAGAACCTCATATCCATGCCAGCCACCCAGCCATTGCGACCCGGCTGAAACGTGCCGAAGGGCATCTGCGCCGCATCATCGGCATGATCGAGGAGGGGCGGCCATGCGTCGATCTGGCCACGCAACTGCACGCGGTCGAACGCGCGGTGGCCGAGGCGAAGCGCGCGCTGATCCATGACCACATTGACCACTGCGTCTCGGCTGCCAGCGATCACGATCTGGCCGAGATCAAGGCCCTGACGAAGCTGCTGTAA
- the gmd gene encoding GDP-mannose 4,6-dehydratase: MKKALITGVTGQDGSYLAEFLLEKGYEVHGIKRRASSFNTQRIDHIYEDPHTDNSRFRLHYGDLTDSSNLTRILQEVQPDEVYNLGAQSHVAVSFEAPEYTADVDGIGTLRLLEAIRFLRLENKTRFYQASTSELYGLVRETPQTETTPFHPRSPYAVAKLYAYWILVNYREAYGMYACNGILFNHESPRRGETFVTRKITRGLANIAQGLDQCLYMGNIDALRDWGHAKDYVRMQWMMLQQAEPEDFVIATGLQYSVRQFIAWSAAELGVTLEFSGEGLGEIATVAAIEGDNAPALSVGDVIMRIDPRYFRPAEVASLLGDATKAREKLGWVPEISAQEMCAEMVAEDLKSAKRHAFLKANGLNIPMSIQG; encoded by the coding sequence ATGAAAAAAGCGCTTATCACCGGAGTGACGGGACAGGATGGCTCCTACCTTGCTGAGTTTCTGCTGGAAAAAGGCTACGAGGTCCACGGTATCAAGCGTCGTGCCTCTTCCTTCAACACGCAGCGCATTGATCATATCTACGAGGATCCGCACACCGACAATTCGCGGTTCAGACTGCACTATGGCGACCTGACAGACAGTTCCAACCTCACGCGTATCCTGCAAGAGGTGCAGCCCGATGAGGTGTATAATCTGGGGGCGCAATCGCATGTCGCAGTCAGCTTTGAAGCACCCGAGTACACCGCCGATGTTGACGGGATCGGGACGTTGCGCCTGCTTGAGGCGATCCGGTTTCTCCGCCTGGAAAACAAGACCCGTTTCTATCAGGCCTCGACCTCCGAGCTTTACGGCCTGGTCCGGGAAACGCCACAGACGGAAACCACTCCGTTCCATCCGCGCAGCCCATATGCCGTCGCCAAACTGTACGCCTACTGGATTTTGGTGAACTATCGCGAGGCTTACGGAATGTATGCCTGCAATGGCATCCTGTTCAACCATGAGAGCCCAAGGAGAGGGGAGACCTTCGTGACCCGCAAGATTACGCGCGGTCTGGCCAATATCGCCCAGGGCCTTGATCAGTGCCTTTACATGGGAAACATCGACGCGCTGCGGGATTGGGGACACGCGAAGGACTATGTTCGCATGCAGTGGATGATGCTCCAGCAGGCTGAGCCGGAGGATTTCGTGATCGCGACAGGTCTGCAATACTCGGTGCGACAGTTCATCGCCTGGTCCGCTGCAGAATTGGGCGTCACGCTTGAGTTTTCTGGCGAGGGCCTTGGCGAAATCGCCACGGTTGCAGCCATCGAAGGTGACAATGCGCCGGCGCTTTCGGTGGGTGACGTGATCATGCGCATTGATCCGCGCTACTTTCGTCCGGCCGAGGTTGCATCACTGCTTGGAGACGCTACGAAAGCGCGGGAGAAGCTCGGCTGGGTCCCGGAGATTTCGGCGCAGGAGATGTGCGCGGAGATGGTCGCCGAGGATCTCAAAAGCGCGAAACGTCATGCTTTCCTGAAAGCAAACGGCTTGAATATTCCCATGTCCATCCAAGGGTGA
- the fcl gene encoding GDP-L-fucose synthase, which yields MKIYIAGHRGMVGGAILRQLEARRDRGDDLTLITRTHEALDLTDQAAVRVFFQTEKPDQVVLAAARVGGIHANNHYPAQFIYENLMIECNVIHEAYAAGVTKLLQLGSSCIYPRLAVQPMREDALLTGPLEPTNEPYAIAKIAGIKLCESYNRQYSTDYRSVMPTNLYGPGDNFHPDNSHVLPALLRRFHEAVRNDNEEVVIWGTGAPMREFLHVDDMAAASLFVMELPEDIYQRETSPMLSHINVGSGTDVTIRELAELVAGVVGFKGQIAFDTTKPDGAPRKLMDVSRLARLGWKSSISLEDGIRSTYDWFLKQSEQGLRAK from the coding sequence ATGAAGATCTATATTGCAGGCCATCGGGGCATGGTTGGCGGAGCAATCCTGCGCCAGCTTGAGGCGCGCAGAGATCGTGGTGATGATCTAACTCTGATCACCCGAACCCATGAGGCGCTGGACCTGACGGATCAGGCTGCCGTGAGGGTCTTCTTTCAGACCGAGAAACCCGATCAAGTTGTGCTGGCCGCGGCCAGGGTCGGGGGAATTCACGCCAACAATCATTATCCCGCACAGTTCATCTACGAAAACCTTATGATCGAGTGCAACGTGATCCATGAGGCCTATGCCGCTGGCGTCACAAAGCTGCTTCAGTTGGGATCAAGCTGCATCTACCCAAGGCTCGCTGTCCAGCCGATGCGGGAAGATGCTCTCTTGACCGGCCCGCTTGAGCCCACGAATGAGCCCTACGCGATTGCCAAGATTGCCGGGATCAAACTGTGTGAAAGCTACAACCGGCAGTATTCCACCGACTACCGCTCGGTTATGCCGACCAACCTCTATGGACCGGGCGACAATTTTCACCCTGATAACAGCCATGTGTTGCCAGCACTGCTTCGCCGTTTCCACGAGGCCGTGAGGAATGACAATGAGGAAGTCGTGATCTGGGGTACAGGAGCCCCGATGCGGGAGTTCCTGCACGTCGACGATATGGCGGCGGCATCCCTGTTTGTGATGGAACTGCCAGAGGACATCTACCAGCGCGAAACGTCCCCAATGCTAAGCCATATCAACGTCGGATCGGGGACTGACGTGACCATCCGGGAATTGGCAGAATTGGTCGCCGGGGTGGTCGGCTTCAAAGGGCAGATTGCTTTCGACACGACGAAACCAGATGGTGCACCAAGAAAGCTGATGGACGTCAGCCGGCTGGCGCGCCTTGGCTGGAAGAGTTCAATCTCGTTGGAGGACGGCATCAGGTCCACCTACGACTGGTTCCTGAAGCAGAGCGAGCAGGGCTTGCGGGCGAAATAG
- a CDS encoding TetR family transcriptional regulator C-terminal domain-containing protein — protein MIEATIATLSDRGFSRTTLTEVARRAGLSHGLVLFHFQSKDNLLSETLDYLSEEYRTNWQAALAEAGPAPEAQLAAIVKADFSPTVCTPDRLSSWCAFWGESQSRPLYQARCGANDAHYNQTLEEICARMNAQYGYASDPRRTARLIRIMTEGVWLDMMTLVEPYPVQEAMDTVFAGLSALYPRHFGPVPAAQGTTP, from the coding sequence TTGATCGAAGCGACGATTGCCACACTGTCCGATCGCGGCTTTTCCCGCACCACGCTGACCGAGGTGGCAAGGCGCGCCGGGCTAAGCCACGGCCTCGTGCTGTTTCACTTCCAGTCCAAGGACAACCTGCTGTCCGAAACCCTGGACTACCTGTCCGAGGAATACCGCACCAACTGGCAAGCTGCGCTGGCCGAGGCCGGACCCGCCCCCGAGGCGCAATTGGCAGCCATCGTCAAAGCAGACTTCTCGCCCACTGTCTGCACGCCGGATCGGCTGTCCTCATGGTGCGCGTTCTGGGGGGAAAGCCAAAGCCGCCCGCTGTACCAGGCCCGCTGCGGCGCGAACGATGCGCATTACAACCAGACATTGGAAGAGATCTGCGCCCGGATGAACGCCCAGTACGGCTATGCCAGTGATCCCAGACGCACGGCCCGACTGATACGCATCATGACCGAAGGCGTTTGGCTGGACATGATGACGCTGGTGGAGCCCTACCCCGTCCAAGAGGCCATGGATACTGTCTTTGCCGGGCTAAGCGCGCTTTACCCGCGCCATTTCGGACCAGTACCCGCGGCGCAAGGCACCACGCCGTGA
- a CDS encoding aspartate aminotransferase family protein → MTKLPTRNLTKSNAQFQRAVKRLPLGVSSTFRYWGDDRTVYVHHGKGGRTWDIDGNNYVDYRLGYGPAILGYADDRVDAAARKGMEVGGVFALSTERELTVADRIAKMVPAAELVRFSNSGTEAVMAALRLARAHTGREQYLLVEGGYHGLFDAAMWMSNMDEWDLGSNTDPELVPYGKGIPPTIKQLAHITPMNDYERLEDMFRKHGDRLAAMLIEPIQGNCCSIMADPAYVRLARELCTKHGVMLIIDEVKSGFRVGKGGIQGLMGVTPDITTFAKAVANGYPIAVIAGREAVMRNFRYGGASHGGTYTAHSVSLAAAEECLRILDETPALETLAAYGEKLKAGISDILNARKIVHSYTGHPSMFGLFFAETPPDNYRAWKTSDYSFYDQMAYFLHDLGVIVEPDSREPWFMCEAHGLDATCLTDTLKAVETAVDLTLEHVEAEARAS, encoded by the coding sequence ATGACCAAACTTCCGACCCGCAACCTGACCAAGTCGAATGCCCAGTTTCAGCGCGCCGTGAAGCGGCTGCCGCTGGGGGTATCGTCGACATTCCGTTACTGGGGCGATGACCGGACGGTCTATGTCCATCACGGCAAAGGCGGGCGGACATGGGACATTGATGGGAACAATTACGTCGACTACCGCCTTGGCTATGGCCCAGCGATCCTTGGCTACGCCGATGATCGTGTGGACGCGGCCGCCCGCAAGGGGATGGAAGTGGGCGGTGTCTTTGCCCTGTCGACCGAGCGGGAACTGACCGTCGCGGACCGGATCGCCAAGATGGTGCCGGCGGCGGAACTGGTGCGCTTTTCCAATTCGGGCACCGAGGCGGTCATGGCCGCCTTGCGTCTGGCCCGCGCGCACACCGGGCGCGAGCAGTATCTGCTGGTTGAGGGCGGCTATCACGGGCTGTTCGACGCCGCGATGTGGATGTCGAATATGGATGAATGGGACCTCGGGTCGAACACGGACCCCGAGCTTGTGCCCTATGGCAAGGGCATTCCGCCCACGATCAAGCAGTTGGCGCATATCACGCCGATGAATGACTATGAGCGTCTGGAAGACATGTTCCGCAAACATGGCGACAGGCTGGCTGCCATGCTGATCGAGCCTATCCAGGGCAACTGCTGTTCGATCATGGCCGATCCGGCCTATGTCCGTCTGGCGCGCGAGCTGTGCACCAAACACGGCGTGATGCTGATCATCGACGAGGTGAAATCGGGCTTTCGTGTCGGCAAGGGCGGGATTCAAGGGTTGATGGGGGTGACCCCGGACATCACCACCTTCGCCAAGGCCGTCGCCAACGGCTATCCCATTGCGGTCATCGCCGGGCGCGAGGCGGTGATGCGCAACTTCCGCTATGGCGGGGCAAGTCATGGCGGCACCTATACCGCCCATTCCGTCAGCCTTGCCGCGGCCGAGGAATGCCTGCGCATCCTTGACGAAACCCCGGCGCTGGAGACGCTCGCCGCCTATGGCGAGAAGTTGAAAGCCGGGATCTCGGACATTCTGAACGCCCGCAAGATCGTGCATTCCTACACCGGGCATCCGTCAATGTTCGGGCTGTTCTTTGCGGAAACCCCGCCGGACAATTACCGGGCGTGGAAAACGTCGGACTATAGTTTCTATGACCAGATGGCCTATTTCCTGCATGACCTTGGCGTCATCGTGGAACCGGACAGCCGCGAACCATGGTTCATGTGCGAAGCGCATGGGCTGGACGCCACCTGCCTGACTGACACCCTGAAGGCCGTGGAAACCGCCGTCGACCTGACACTGGAACACGTCGAGGCCGAGGCGCGCGCATCGTGA
- a CDS encoding phytoene desaturase family protein, with the protein MTLDALIIGAGHNGLVTACYLARAGLKVLVVEKNDWIGGAAVSRELFPGFTYSNCSYVSSLFRPEIMRDLELPRHGLQILPYEGGALFTGGGGYLGMFRDHEANRREIARHSPRDAEAYDRYSRDILRNCRLIRPMLMRRPPDLASVRPRDLAELAWLGKQITGQSETQVYDMLRFWTMSIADFLDGYFENPAVKAYQAVGSIIGTALGPMSPGTAYVLLHHAMGDVDGNVGSWGYSRGGMGSITKALTDSLRASGGEVRVGAGVQQIVVKGGKAVGVVLDTGEEIRAARVVSNMDVRRTFLKHVEEKELPDPFLKRVRAFKTRGSSGKLNIALDGVPRFPALPDGAPNIKGDLHFTDSIAKMEAAYDDWKAGHFSRDPFQDVMIPTLIDPTMTPPGKHFMSCFVQYAPPKIEGRDWTDADRDGFRDACLNQIEAYAPGFKSLILHVEVRTPRELEAEVGLTEGNIFQGELTFDQMFFNRPVPGYANYRSPIRDLWICGSSTHPGGGVMGAPGRNAAAEILRDMKRPAKDMSDAYAIV; encoded by the coding sequence GTGACCCTTGATGCGCTGATCATCGGGGCAGGGCACAACGGGCTGGTGACGGCCTGTTACCTTGCGCGGGCCGGGTTGAAGGTGCTGGTGGTCGAAAAGAACGACTGGATCGGGGGCGCCGCGGTCAGCCGTGAGCTGTTCCCGGGTTTCACCTATTCCAACTGCTCTTACGTCAGCAGCCTGTTCCGCCCCGAGATCATGCGCGATCTGGAACTGCCAAGGCATGGTCTGCAGATCCTGCCATATGAGGGTGGGGCGCTGTTCACCGGCGGCGGTGGCTATCTGGGCATGTTCCGCGACCATGAGGCGAACCGGCGCGAAATCGCCCGCCACTCCCCCCGCGATGCCGAGGCGTATGATCGCTATTCCCGCGACATCCTGCGCAACTGCCGCCTGATCCGCCCCATGCTGATGCGGCGGCCGCCGGATCTGGCCAGTGTCCGGCCACGCGATCTGGCGGAACTGGCTTGGCTTGGCAAGCAGATCACCGGCCAGTCTGAAACGCAGGTCTATGATATGCTGCGGTTCTGGACGATGTCGATTGCCGATTTTCTGGACGGCTACTTCGAAAATCCGGCTGTGAAGGCCTATCAGGCGGTGGGGTCGATCATCGGCACGGCGCTGGGACCGATGTCGCCGGGCACCGCCTACGTCCTCTTGCATCACGCGATGGGGGATGTGGATGGCAACGTCGGCTCATGGGGGTATTCCCGTGGGGGGATGGGGTCGATCACCAAGGCGCTGACCGACAGTCTGCGGGCCTCGGGTGGTGAGGTGCGGGTTGGGGCGGGGGTGCAGCAGATCGTCGTCAAGGGCGGGAAAGCCGTTGGCGTGGTGCTGGACACCGGCGAAGAAATCCGCGCTGCCCGCGTTGTGTCGAACATGGATGTGCGGCGGACCTTCCTCAAGCATGTCGAGGAAAAGGAACTGCCCGACCCGTTCCTGAAACGCGTGCGCGCCTTCAAGACTCGTGGATCGTCCGGCAAGCTGAACATCGCGCTGGACGGGGTGCCGCGTTTCCCAGCCCTTCCCGACGGCGCGCCGAACATCAAGGGCGATCTGCACTTCACCGACAGCATCGCGAAGATGGAAGCTGCCTATGACGACTGGAAGGCCGGCCATTTCAGCCGCGATCCGTTCCAGGATGTGATGATCCCCACGTTGATCGACCCGACCATGACACCTCCGGGCAAGCACTTCATGTCCTGCTTCGTGCAATACGCCCCGCCAAAGATCGAGGGGCGCGACTGGACCGACGCCGACCGCGACGGGTTCCGCGACGCCTGCCTCAACCAGATCGAGGCCTATGCGCCGGGCTTCAAGTCCCTGATCCTGCATGTCGAAGTCCGCACCCCGCGCGAGCTGGAGGCCGAGGTTGGGCTGACCGAAGGCAACATCTTCCAGGGCGAGCTGACCTTCGATCAGATGTTCTTCAACCGGCCCGTGCCGGGCTATGCGAACTACCGCAGCCCGATCCGCGACCTGTGGATCTGCGGGTCCTCCACCCATCCGGGCGGGGGCGTGATGGGCGCGCCGGGGCGCAACGCGGCGGCGGAAATCCTGCGCGACATGAAACGCCCGGCGAAGGACATGAGCGATGCCTATGCCATCGTATGA